A genomic segment from Truepera sp. encodes:
- a CDS encoding DUF4345 family protein, with the protein MNVRSQLVYVSTAILFALGLLGLANPFFTAKMLGLEIADVRGISQVRATFGAMHLALGGLVLRGAVRRAGAPAILGVAALLVGAVAAARLLSVVIDGAVTLLNVLFLLSEIVALAGILLAWFDARRPQEAGPNP; encoded by the coding sequence ATGAACGTCCGCTCCCAGCTCGTTTACGTTTCCACGGCCATCCTGTTCGCGCTGGGCCTGCTGGGGCTCGCCAACCCTTTCTTCACCGCGAAGATGCTTGGGTTGGAGATAGCGGACGTTCGGGGCATCAGCCAGGTGCGAGCGACCTTCGGCGCCATGCATCTGGCGCTCGGGGGACTCGTCCTGCGCGGCGCCGTACGGCGCGCGGGGGCACCCGCCATCCTCGGCGTCGCCGCGTTGCTGGTGGGCGCAGTCGCCGCCGCGCGGCTCCTCTCGGTAGTGATCGACGGCGCGGTGACGCTACTCAACGTCCTGTTCCTCCTGAGCGAGATTGTGGCGCTGGCGGGCATCCTGCTGGCATGGTTCGACGCCCGGCGGCCGCAAGAAGCGGGGCCGAACCCCTGA
- the proB gene encoding glutamate 5-kinase, translating into MSRVQGRWRRIVIKVGTSSLVDESGRIAPYKMWDVARGAQVLAAAQKGSAQFVIVSSGAGAAGRQRLGLKLPLTLPDKQAAAAVGQALLMLDWERALSPRPTAQLLISASDVQERERYVNAKSALEATLALGVVPVINENDSVATAELKLGDNDTLSAWVSYLVDADVLIILTDVDGLYDSDPKRNPDAKRIEVVSDIGEVTQLAGRPGSALGTGGMATKLRAARIATGAGIETIVLGGGGAALEALARGERRGTRFLAPVHVPARKAWIANQPVRGALLVDAGAARALAAGKSLLPGGVTGVTGVFTFGDAVEIRHEGTRIGVGLTNYGSEAVERIRGRHSQAIAELLGHKDYDEVIHRDNFMLTSAAAQAQGTPPAPR; encoded by the coding sequence ATGTCGCGCGTTCAAGGCCGCTGGCGGCGCATCGTGATCAAGGTCGGCACCAGCTCCCTGGTGGACGAGTCCGGACGCATAGCTCCTTACAAGATGTGGGACGTGGCGCGTGGGGCCCAGGTCCTGGCGGCGGCCCAAAAGGGCTCGGCGCAGTTCGTGATCGTCTCCTCGGGTGCGGGCGCGGCGGGGCGGCAGCGCTTGGGGCTCAAGCTCCCCCTCACGCTGCCTGACAAGCAAGCGGCCGCGGCCGTGGGCCAGGCGCTGCTGATGCTCGATTGGGAGCGGGCCCTCTCGCCGCGCCCCACGGCGCAGCTACTCATATCGGCAAGCGACGTTCAGGAGCGGGAGCGCTACGTGAACGCCAAGAGCGCCCTCGAGGCCACGCTCGCGCTGGGCGTGGTGCCCGTCATCAACGAGAACGACAGCGTGGCCACCGCGGAGTTGAAGCTGGGCGACAACGACACGCTCTCGGCCTGGGTGAGCTACCTGGTGGACGCCGACGTGCTGATCATCCTGACCGACGTTGACGGCCTGTACGATTCCGACCCGAAGCGCAACCCGGACGCCAAGCGCATAGAGGTGGTTAGCGACATCGGCGAGGTGACGCAACTTGCCGGCCGCCCAGGCTCTGCGCTCGGCACCGGTGGCATGGCCACCAAACTGCGGGCGGCGCGGATTGCGACGGGCGCCGGCATCGAGACCATCGTGCTCGGCGGGGGCGGCGCGGCGCTGGAGGCCCTCGCGCGGGGGGAGCGGCGCGGCACGCGCTTCCTGGCTCCCGTCCACGTGCCGGCGCGCAAGGCCTGGATAGCCAACCAGCCCGTTCGCGGCGCGCTGCTGGTGGACGCCGGCGCCGCCAGGGCCCTGGCAGCCGGCAAGAGCCTACTGCCGGGCGGCGTAACGGGAGTTACCGGCGTGTTCACGTTCGGCGACGCGGTGGAGATACGCCACGAGGGCACGCGGATCGGGGTGGGGCTCACCAACTACGGCTCCGAGGCGGTCGAACGGATCCGCGGCCGGCATAGCCAGGCGATCGCCGAGCTGCTGGGCCACAAGGACTACGACGAGGTGATCCACCGCGACAACTTCATGCTGACGAGCGCGGCGGCGCAGGCGCAAGGCACGCCGCCGGCGCCCCGCTAG
- a CDS encoding aspartate-semialdehyde dehydrogenase has product MRVAVVGATGAVGQELLAILEERQFPITELKLYASPRSAGKAVRFKGEDHLLRSLPEDGDLGADFIFSSAGGSLSKEHAWAWASRGGVVIDNTSAWRMDARVPLVIPEVNPDALKNHPGLIANPNCSTIIALMALAPLHRAFGLKRATVATYQAVSGAGAAGMGELREQSQAVLAGASGPNGEPLGAPTAPVKFQHPIAFNLFSHDSEIGEDGYNTEERKLALESRKILGAPQLAISATCVRVPVFRAHSESIHAEFERPVTESDAREVLSHAPGVRVVDDRQGNRFPMPLDASGQDYTLVGRIRADMSLPGGLALFVAGDQIRKGAALNAVQIGEALLDS; this is encoded by the coding sequence ATGCGCGTCGCCGTCGTCGGAGCCACCGGGGCCGTGGGCCAAGAGCTACTCGCAATATTGGAGGAGCGGCAGTTCCCCATCACGGAACTCAAGCTCTACGCGTCGCCCAGGTCCGCCGGCAAGGCGGTGAGGTTCAAGGGCGAGGACCACCTGCTGCGGAGCTTGCCGGAAGACGGGGACCTCGGCGCCGACTTCATCTTCTCCAGCGCGGGCGGCAGCCTTTCAAAGGAGCACGCCTGGGCGTGGGCGTCACGGGGCGGCGTGGTCATCGACAACACGAGCGCGTGGCGCATGGACGCCCGGGTGCCCCTGGTGATACCGGAAGTGAACCCGGACGCGCTTAAGAACCACCCGGGCCTGATAGCCAACCCGAACTGCTCCACCATCATCGCGCTGATGGCCCTGGCGCCACTACACCGCGCCTTCGGGCTCAAGCGGGCGACGGTCGCCACCTACCAGGCCGTTTCCGGCGCCGGCGCGGCCGGCATGGGCGAGCTGCGCGAGCAGAGTCAGGCGGTGCTGGCCGGCGCCTCCGGCCCCAACGGGGAACCGCTGGGCGCGCCGACGGCGCCCGTTAAGTTCCAGCACCCGATCGCGTTCAACCTCTTCAGCCACGATTCCGAGATCGGCGAGGACGGCTACAACACCGAGGAGCGCAAGTTGGCCCTCGAGTCGCGCAAGATCCTCGGGGCACCCCAACTGGCCATCAGCGCCACGTGCGTGCGCGTACCAGTGTTCAGGGCCCACAGCGAGTCCATCCACGCCGAGTTCGAGCGCCCCGTCACGGAATCGGACGCCCGCGAGGTGCTGAGCCACGCGCCGGGCGTGCGCGTCGTGGACGACCGCCAAGGGAACAGGTTCCCCATGCCACTGGACGCCAGCGGCCAGGACTACACGCTGGTCGGCAGGATCCGCGCCGACATGAGCCTGCCGGGCGGCCTCGCCCTGTTCGTGGCCGGCGACCAGATCCGTAAGGGCGCCGCCCTCAACGCGGTGCAGATCGGCGAGGCGCTGCTCGACTCCTAG